In Drosophila santomea strain STO CAGO 1482 chromosome 2L, Prin_Dsan_1.1, whole genome shotgun sequence, a single window of DNA contains:
- the LOC120453755 gene encoding eukaryotic translation initiation factor 4E-binding protein Mextli isoform X4 — protein sequence MAHTHLGRAVKNIEAPRPLKTQSRSSLKNSYLVIEELIQLIDSVTVGLQSCNTTPDSITLLLHNLRVHGPQLEAVSKDTLDRAFVVFRNASQDERLNITTRLKLLELIELRAKSWDNDDTIAYYKSKQQISNVELPSEYQYDAGVQPGAFSTSPTFGVSGGVGGVNVGAAAAAAAVFNAASAAAAAQAAAIAAVGSPNQQHMLLPPGEVIRNSGKFPKPTKIPGKTYCKDEVVIRNADSGKVMGIKGRRVHMIEELSETIISFQRVNPGAKERLVQITGPAEDKINYAKQLMEDTIRRNASPVRLEPAPGAGGSCSSLNSSNSDDAIVQPRTPTGSSLANRLSFNSAQNFMTATAAAQQISQQMLHQTHHQQHQQQQQQVAAVAAAAAAAAHAQATAAAGKVLRPNQQLLMHSYSTNDASVGEYKFTVNVGQHLIKITGDCCELVRVAKLVLDDYFSSSEFLASIEAGAAFDGTSLVSPVTTPSTPLPGAGPPQFLLPGTDSGIGLNYAASSATNNNGEGDDEVFAEPSNGGSSTNNQNGLARSRRSHFSRKESTPETKGAREKFDVDELAGQNPLKSNASRVSYDIEHLIYYSMSPHAWALPTDWQKMQETTPSILRNKDLQDESQRFDGDKYLASIKTATKRDIVAADEVETLDE from the exons ATGGCCCACACACATCTGGGACGCGCCGTGAAAAACATTGAggcgccacgcccactgaaGACACAATCGCGATCGTCGTTGAAGAACAGCTACCTGGTGATAGAGGAGCTCATCCAGTTGATAGACAGCGTGACAGTGGGCCTGCAGTCATGCAACACTACGCCGGACTCGATCACGCTGCTCCTGCACAACCTCCGGGTGCACGGACCGCAACTGGAGGCGGTGTCCAAGGATACACTGGACCGGGCCTTCGTCGTTTTCCGCAACGCTTCGCAGGACGAACGGCTGAACATAACGACGCGCCTTAAGCTGCTCGAGCTCATCGAGCTGCGCGCCAAAAGCTGGGACAATGACGACACAATTGCGTACTACAAGTCCAAGCAGCAGATCTCCAACGTGGAG CTGCCCTCGGAATATCAGTACGATGCTGGCGTGCAGCCTGGCGCCTTCAGCACCTCCCCCACATTCGGCGTCAGCGGCGGTGTAGGTGGTGTTAACGTTGGAGCCgcagccgccgctgccgccgtcTTCAATGCGgcatctgcagctgcagccgcCCAAGCTGCGGCCATTGCGGCCGTGGGCTCACCCAACCAGCAGCACATGCTGCTGCCTCCCGGTGAGGTCATCCGTAATTCGGGCAAGTTCCCCAAACCGACCAAGATTCCCGGCAAAACgtactgcaaggacgaggtCGTGATTCGCAACGCCGACTCCGGCAAAG TCATGGGCATCAAGGGGCGTCGAGTGCACATGATCGAGGAGCTAAGCGAAACCATAATATCGTTTCAAAGAG tcaACCCGGGTGCCAAGGAGCGTTTGGTACAGATTACTGGTCCAGCCGAGGATAAAATTAA CTATGCCAAACAACTGATGGAGGACACCATCCGTCGCAACGCCTCGCCGGTGCGCCTGGAACCCGCTCCCGGCGCTGGAGGATCCTGCTCCTCGCTTAACTCGTCCAACTCGGACGACGCCATTGTGCAGCCAAGAACTCCAACCGGAAGCAGTCTGGCCAACCGGCTGAGTTTCAACTCGGCCCAAAACTTCATGACTGCCACCGCTGCTGCACAGCAGATCTCGCAGCAGATGCTCCACCAAACgcatcaccagcagcaccaacagcagcagcagcaggtcgCCGCAGtagccgccgcagcagcagcagcggcacaTGCTCAGGCGACAGCCGCTGCCGGTAAAGTCTTGCGTCCCAATCAACAGCTGCTTATGCACTCATATTCCACAAACGATGCTTCCGTAGGTGAATACAAGTTCACGGTCAACGTGGGCCAGCACCTGATAAAGATTACCGGCGACTGCTGCGAACTAGTGCGC GTGGCAAAACTCGTGCTCGATGACTATTTTAGCAGCTCGGAGTTTCTGGCCTCTATTGAGGCTGGCGCCGCCTTCGACGGCACCTCGCTGGTGAGCCCAGTGACCACGCCATCGACTCCGCTTCCCGGAGCCGGGCCGCCGCAATTTTTGCTGCCTGGAACGGACAGCGGCATCGGACTGAATTACGCCGCTTCCTCGGCAACCAACAATAATGGTGAGGGCGACGACGAAGTGTTCGCAGAGCCCAGCAATGGAGGATCATCGACGAACAATCAGAATGGCCTGGCCAGATCGCGTCGCAGCCACTTTTCGCGCAAGGAGTCCACGCCGGAGACCAAGGGAGCTCGCGAAAAGTTTGACGTGGACGAATTGGCAGGCCAGAATCCCTTGAAGAGCAATGCAT CTCGCGTTTCTTACGACATTGAACACTTGATCTACTACTCCATGAGTCCGCACGCCTGGGCTTTGCCCACCGACTGGCAAAAGATGCAGGAAACAACGCCCTCGATTCTGCGCAACAAG GATCTGCAGGATGAGAGCCAGCGCTTCGATGGTGATAAGTATCTGGCCAGCATTAAGACGGCCACCAAGCGTGACATTGTGGCAGCCGACGAAGTCGAGACTCTGGATGAATAA
- the LOC120453755 gene encoding eukaryotic translation initiation factor 4E-binding protein Mextli isoform X1 has translation MAHTHLGRAVKNIEAPRPLKTQSRSSLKNSYLVIEELIQLIDSVTVGLQSCNTTPDSITLLLHNLRVHGPQLEAVSKDTLDRAFVVFRNASQDERLNITTRLKLLELIELRAKSWDNDDTIAYYKSKQQISNVELPSEYQYDAGVQPGAFSTSPTFGVSGGVGGVNVGAAAAAAAVFNAASAAAAAQAAAIAAVGSPNQQHMLLPPGEVIRNSGKFPKPTKIPGKTYCKDEVVIRNADSGKVMGIKGRRVHMIEELSETIISFQRVNPGAKERLVQITGPAEDKINYAKQLMEDTIRRNASPVRLEPAPGAGGSCSSLNSSNSDDAIVQPRTPTGSSLANRLSFNSAQNFMTATAAAQQISQQMLHQTHHQQHQQQQQQVAAVAAAAAAAAHAQATAAAGKVLRPNQQLLMHSYSTNDASVGEYKFTVNVGQHLIKITGDCCELVRVAKLVLDDYFSSSEFLASIEAGAAFDGTSLVSPVTTPSTPLPGAGPPQFLLPGTDSGIGLNYAASSATNNNGEGDDEVFAEPSNGGSSTNNQNGLARSRRSHFSRKESTPETKGAREKFDVDELAGQNPLKSNASRVSYDIEHLIYYSMSPHAWALPTDWQKMQETTPSILRNKVISPFDGLADRIAYSTNTPDSTIASAPNSSVITHSPAINSITSTPNTNIISTAVGGAAVEASADHPITVTNKQSKGIIADRETRRLPKTSAVSDRNLYNKQLQIITNTVGKSGAPHVKNRQSNYQSSQVKAIFQRYCEDDEFSMALCETESNNNRVYF, from the exons ATGGCCCACACACATCTGGGACGCGCCGTGAAAAACATTGAggcgccacgcccactgaaGACACAATCGCGATCGTCGTTGAAGAACAGCTACCTGGTGATAGAGGAGCTCATCCAGTTGATAGACAGCGTGACAGTGGGCCTGCAGTCATGCAACACTACGCCGGACTCGATCACGCTGCTCCTGCACAACCTCCGGGTGCACGGACCGCAACTGGAGGCGGTGTCCAAGGATACACTGGACCGGGCCTTCGTCGTTTTCCGCAACGCTTCGCAGGACGAACGGCTGAACATAACGACGCGCCTTAAGCTGCTCGAGCTCATCGAGCTGCGCGCCAAAAGCTGGGACAATGACGACACAATTGCGTACTACAAGTCCAAGCAGCAGATCTCCAACGTGGAG CTGCCCTCGGAATATCAGTACGATGCTGGCGTGCAGCCTGGCGCCTTCAGCACCTCCCCCACATTCGGCGTCAGCGGCGGTGTAGGTGGTGTTAACGTTGGAGCCgcagccgccgctgccgccgtcTTCAATGCGgcatctgcagctgcagccgcCCAAGCTGCGGCCATTGCGGCCGTGGGCTCACCCAACCAGCAGCACATGCTGCTGCCTCCCGGTGAGGTCATCCGTAATTCGGGCAAGTTCCCCAAACCGACCAAGATTCCCGGCAAAACgtactgcaaggacgaggtCGTGATTCGCAACGCCGACTCCGGCAAAG TCATGGGCATCAAGGGGCGTCGAGTGCACATGATCGAGGAGCTAAGCGAAACCATAATATCGTTTCAAAGAG tcaACCCGGGTGCCAAGGAGCGTTTGGTACAGATTACTGGTCCAGCCGAGGATAAAATTAA CTATGCCAAACAACTGATGGAGGACACCATCCGTCGCAACGCCTCGCCGGTGCGCCTGGAACCCGCTCCCGGCGCTGGAGGATCCTGCTCCTCGCTTAACTCGTCCAACTCGGACGACGCCATTGTGCAGCCAAGAACTCCAACCGGAAGCAGTCTGGCCAACCGGCTGAGTTTCAACTCGGCCCAAAACTTCATGACTGCCACCGCTGCTGCACAGCAGATCTCGCAGCAGATGCTCCACCAAACgcatcaccagcagcaccaacagcagcagcagcaggtcgCCGCAGtagccgccgcagcagcagcagcggcacaTGCTCAGGCGACAGCCGCTGCCGGTAAAGTCTTGCGTCCCAATCAACAGCTGCTTATGCACTCATATTCCACAAACGATGCTTCCGTAGGTGAATACAAGTTCACGGTCAACGTGGGCCAGCACCTGATAAAGATTACCGGCGACTGCTGCGAACTAGTGCGC GTGGCAAAACTCGTGCTCGATGACTATTTTAGCAGCTCGGAGTTTCTGGCCTCTATTGAGGCTGGCGCCGCCTTCGACGGCACCTCGCTGGTGAGCCCAGTGACCACGCCATCGACTCCGCTTCCCGGAGCCGGGCCGCCGCAATTTTTGCTGCCTGGAACGGACAGCGGCATCGGACTGAATTACGCCGCTTCCTCGGCAACCAACAATAATGGTGAGGGCGACGACGAAGTGTTCGCAGAGCCCAGCAATGGAGGATCATCGACGAACAATCAGAATGGCCTGGCCAGATCGCGTCGCAGCCACTTTTCGCGCAAGGAGTCCACGCCGGAGACCAAGGGAGCTCGCGAAAAGTTTGACGTGGACGAATTGGCAGGCCAGAATCCCTTGAAGAGCAATGCAT CTCGCGTTTCTTACGACATTGAACACTTGATCTACTACTCCATGAGTCCGCACGCCTGGGCTTTGCCCACCGACTGGCAAAAGATGCAGGAAACAACGCCCTCGATTCTGCGCAACAAGGTAATTTCGCCGTTCGATGGCTTAGCCGACCGTATTGCTTACTCTACGAACACCCCCGATTCCACCATCGCCAGTGCACCTAACTCATCAGTAATAACACATTCGCCGGCTATAAATTCAATAACCTCCACCCCGAACACCAATATCATCAGCACCGCCGTTGGAGGAGCTGCTGTCGAGGCGTCAGCAGACCATCCCATAACCGTCACTAACAAGCAATCAAAAGGGATCATCGCCGATCGCGAGACCCGTCGCCTTCCCAAAACATCGGCCGTGTCCGATCGAAACTTGTATAACAAGCAATTGCAAATCATAACGAATACTGTAGGTAAATCGGGGGCACCACATGTAAAGAATCGCCAGTCTAACTATCAATCATCCCAAGTGAAAGCAATTTTTCAACGCTACTGCGAGGACGATGAGTTTTCCATGGCACTGTGCGAAACTGAGTCGAATAATAACCGGGTCTATTTCTAa
- the LOC120453755 gene encoding eukaryotic translation initiation factor 4E-binding protein Mextli isoform X5: MAHTHLGRAVKNIEAPRPLKTQSRSSLKNSYLVIEELIQLIDSVTVGLQSCNTTPDSITLLLHNLRVHGPQLEAVSKDTLDRAFVVFRNASQDERLNITTRLKLLELIELRAKSWDNDDTIAYYKSKQQISNVELPSEYQYDAGVQPGAFSTSPTFGVSGGVGGVNVGAAAAAAAVFNAASAAAAAQAAAIAAVGSPNQQHMLLPPGEVIRNSGKFPKPTKIPGKTYCKDEVVIRNADSGKVMGIKGRRVHMIEELSETIISFQRVNPGAKERLVQITGPAEDKINYAKQLMEDTIRRNASPVRLEPAPGAGGSCSSLNSSNSDDAIVQPRTPTGSSLANRLSFNSAQNFMTATAAAQQISQQMLHQTHHQQHQQQQQQVAAVAAAAAAAAHAQATAAAGEYKFTVNVGQHLIKITGDCCELVRVAKLVLDDYFSSSEFLASIEAGAAFDGTSLVSPVTTPSTPLPGAGPPQFLLPGTDSGIGLNYAASSATNNNGEGDDEVFAEPSNGGSSTNNQNGLARSRRSHFSRKESTPETKGAREKFDVDELAGQNPLKSNASRVSYDIEHLIYYSMSPHAWALPTDWQKMQETTPSILRNKDLQDESQRFDGDKYLASIKTATKRDIVAADEVETLDE, encoded by the exons ATGGCCCACACACATCTGGGACGCGCCGTGAAAAACATTGAggcgccacgcccactgaaGACACAATCGCGATCGTCGTTGAAGAACAGCTACCTGGTGATAGAGGAGCTCATCCAGTTGATAGACAGCGTGACAGTGGGCCTGCAGTCATGCAACACTACGCCGGACTCGATCACGCTGCTCCTGCACAACCTCCGGGTGCACGGACCGCAACTGGAGGCGGTGTCCAAGGATACACTGGACCGGGCCTTCGTCGTTTTCCGCAACGCTTCGCAGGACGAACGGCTGAACATAACGACGCGCCTTAAGCTGCTCGAGCTCATCGAGCTGCGCGCCAAAAGCTGGGACAATGACGACACAATTGCGTACTACAAGTCCAAGCAGCAGATCTCCAACGTGGAG CTGCCCTCGGAATATCAGTACGATGCTGGCGTGCAGCCTGGCGCCTTCAGCACCTCCCCCACATTCGGCGTCAGCGGCGGTGTAGGTGGTGTTAACGTTGGAGCCgcagccgccgctgccgccgtcTTCAATGCGgcatctgcagctgcagccgcCCAAGCTGCGGCCATTGCGGCCGTGGGCTCACCCAACCAGCAGCACATGCTGCTGCCTCCCGGTGAGGTCATCCGTAATTCGGGCAAGTTCCCCAAACCGACCAAGATTCCCGGCAAAACgtactgcaaggacgaggtCGTGATTCGCAACGCCGACTCCGGCAAAG TCATGGGCATCAAGGGGCGTCGAGTGCACATGATCGAGGAGCTAAGCGAAACCATAATATCGTTTCAAAGAG tcaACCCGGGTGCCAAGGAGCGTTTGGTACAGATTACTGGTCCAGCCGAGGATAAAATTAA CTATGCCAAACAACTGATGGAGGACACCATCCGTCGCAACGCCTCGCCGGTGCGCCTGGAACCCGCTCCCGGCGCTGGAGGATCCTGCTCCTCGCTTAACTCGTCCAACTCGGACGACGCCATTGTGCAGCCAAGAACTCCAACCGGAAGCAGTCTGGCCAACCGGCTGAGTTTCAACTCGGCCCAAAACTTCATGACTGCCACCGCTGCTGCACAGCAGATCTCGCAGCAGATGCTCCACCAAACgcatcaccagcagcaccaacagcagcagcagcaggtcgCCGCAGtagccgccgcagcagcagcagcggcacaTGCTCAGGCGACAGCCGCTGCCG GTGAATACAAGTTCACGGTCAACGTGGGCCAGCACCTGATAAAGATTACCGGCGACTGCTGCGAACTAGTGCGC GTGGCAAAACTCGTGCTCGATGACTATTTTAGCAGCTCGGAGTTTCTGGCCTCTATTGAGGCTGGCGCCGCCTTCGACGGCACCTCGCTGGTGAGCCCAGTGACCACGCCATCGACTCCGCTTCCCGGAGCCGGGCCGCCGCAATTTTTGCTGCCTGGAACGGACAGCGGCATCGGACTGAATTACGCCGCTTCCTCGGCAACCAACAATAATGGTGAGGGCGACGACGAAGTGTTCGCAGAGCCCAGCAATGGAGGATCATCGACGAACAATCAGAATGGCCTGGCCAGATCGCGTCGCAGCCACTTTTCGCGCAAGGAGTCCACGCCGGAGACCAAGGGAGCTCGCGAAAAGTTTGACGTGGACGAATTGGCAGGCCAGAATCCCTTGAAGAGCAATGCAT CTCGCGTTTCTTACGACATTGAACACTTGATCTACTACTCCATGAGTCCGCACGCCTGGGCTTTGCCCACCGACTGGCAAAAGATGCAGGAAACAACGCCCTCGATTCTGCGCAACAAG GATCTGCAGGATGAGAGCCAGCGCTTCGATGGTGATAAGTATCTGGCCAGCATTAAGACGGCCACCAAGCGTGACATTGTGGCAGCCGACGAAGTCGAGACTCTGGATGAATAA
- the LOC120453755 gene encoding eukaryotic translation initiation factor 4E-binding protein Mextli isoform X3: MAHTHLGRAVKNIEAPRPLKTQSRSSLKNSYLVIEELIQLIDSVTVGLQSCNTTPDSITLLLHNLRVHGPQLEAVSKDTLDRAFVVFRNASQDERLNITTRLKLLELIELRAKSWDNDDTIAYYKSKQQISNVELPSEYQYDAGVQPGAFSTSPTFGVSGGVGGVNVGAAAAAAAVFNAASAAAAAQAAAIAAVGSPNQQHMLLPPGEVIRNSGKFPKPTKIPGKTYCKDEVVIRNADSGKVNPGAKERLVQITGPAEDKINYAKQLMEDTIRRNASPVRLEPAPGAGGSCSSLNSSNSDDAIVQPRTPTGSSLANRLSFNSAQNFMTATAAAQQISQQMLHQTHHQQHQQQQQQVAAVAAAAAAAAHAQATAAAGKVLRPNQQLLMHSYSTNDASVGEYKFTVNVGQHLIKITGDCCELVRVAKLVLDDYFSSSEFLASIEAGAAFDGTSLVSPVTTPSTPLPGAGPPQFLLPGTDSGIGLNYAASSATNNNGEGDDEVFAEPSNGGSSTNNQNGLARSRRSHFSRKESTPETKGAREKFDVDELAGQNPLKSNASRVSYDIEHLIYYSMSPHAWALPTDWQKMQETTPSILRNKVISPFDGLADRIAYSTNTPDSTIASAPNSSVITHSPAINSITSTPNTNIISTAVGGAAVEASADHPITVTNKQSKGIIADRETRRLPKTSAVSDRNLYNKQLQIITNTVGKSGAPHVKNRQSNYQSSQVKAIFQRYCEDDEFSMALCETESNNNRVYF, encoded by the exons ATGGCCCACACACATCTGGGACGCGCCGTGAAAAACATTGAggcgccacgcccactgaaGACACAATCGCGATCGTCGTTGAAGAACAGCTACCTGGTGATAGAGGAGCTCATCCAGTTGATAGACAGCGTGACAGTGGGCCTGCAGTCATGCAACACTACGCCGGACTCGATCACGCTGCTCCTGCACAACCTCCGGGTGCACGGACCGCAACTGGAGGCGGTGTCCAAGGATACACTGGACCGGGCCTTCGTCGTTTTCCGCAACGCTTCGCAGGACGAACGGCTGAACATAACGACGCGCCTTAAGCTGCTCGAGCTCATCGAGCTGCGCGCCAAAAGCTGGGACAATGACGACACAATTGCGTACTACAAGTCCAAGCAGCAGATCTCCAACGTGGAG CTGCCCTCGGAATATCAGTACGATGCTGGCGTGCAGCCTGGCGCCTTCAGCACCTCCCCCACATTCGGCGTCAGCGGCGGTGTAGGTGGTGTTAACGTTGGAGCCgcagccgccgctgccgccgtcTTCAATGCGgcatctgcagctgcagccgcCCAAGCTGCGGCCATTGCGGCCGTGGGCTCACCCAACCAGCAGCACATGCTGCTGCCTCCCGGTGAGGTCATCCGTAATTCGGGCAAGTTCCCCAAACCGACCAAGATTCCCGGCAAAACgtactgcaaggacgaggtCGTGATTCGCAACGCCGACTCCGGCAAAG tcaACCCGGGTGCCAAGGAGCGTTTGGTACAGATTACTGGTCCAGCCGAGGATAAAATTAA CTATGCCAAACAACTGATGGAGGACACCATCCGTCGCAACGCCTCGCCGGTGCGCCTGGAACCCGCTCCCGGCGCTGGAGGATCCTGCTCCTCGCTTAACTCGTCCAACTCGGACGACGCCATTGTGCAGCCAAGAACTCCAACCGGAAGCAGTCTGGCCAACCGGCTGAGTTTCAACTCGGCCCAAAACTTCATGACTGCCACCGCTGCTGCACAGCAGATCTCGCAGCAGATGCTCCACCAAACgcatcaccagcagcaccaacagcagcagcagcaggtcgCCGCAGtagccgccgcagcagcagcagcggcacaTGCTCAGGCGACAGCCGCTGCCGGTAAAGTCTTGCGTCCCAATCAACAGCTGCTTATGCACTCATATTCCACAAACGATGCTTCCGTAGGTGAATACAAGTTCACGGTCAACGTGGGCCAGCACCTGATAAAGATTACCGGCGACTGCTGCGAACTAGTGCGC GTGGCAAAACTCGTGCTCGATGACTATTTTAGCAGCTCGGAGTTTCTGGCCTCTATTGAGGCTGGCGCCGCCTTCGACGGCACCTCGCTGGTGAGCCCAGTGACCACGCCATCGACTCCGCTTCCCGGAGCCGGGCCGCCGCAATTTTTGCTGCCTGGAACGGACAGCGGCATCGGACTGAATTACGCCGCTTCCTCGGCAACCAACAATAATGGTGAGGGCGACGACGAAGTGTTCGCAGAGCCCAGCAATGGAGGATCATCGACGAACAATCAGAATGGCCTGGCCAGATCGCGTCGCAGCCACTTTTCGCGCAAGGAGTCCACGCCGGAGACCAAGGGAGCTCGCGAAAAGTTTGACGTGGACGAATTGGCAGGCCAGAATCCCTTGAAGAGCAATGCAT CTCGCGTTTCTTACGACATTGAACACTTGATCTACTACTCCATGAGTCCGCACGCCTGGGCTTTGCCCACCGACTGGCAAAAGATGCAGGAAACAACGCCCTCGATTCTGCGCAACAAGGTAATTTCGCCGTTCGATGGCTTAGCCGACCGTATTGCTTACTCTACGAACACCCCCGATTCCACCATCGCCAGTGCACCTAACTCATCAGTAATAACACATTCGCCGGCTATAAATTCAATAACCTCCACCCCGAACACCAATATCATCAGCACCGCCGTTGGAGGAGCTGCTGTCGAGGCGTCAGCAGACCATCCCATAACCGTCACTAACAAGCAATCAAAAGGGATCATCGCCGATCGCGAGACCCGTCGCCTTCCCAAAACATCGGCCGTGTCCGATCGAAACTTGTATAACAAGCAATTGCAAATCATAACGAATACTGTAGGTAAATCGGGGGCACCACATGTAAAGAATCGCCAGTCTAACTATCAATCATCCCAAGTGAAAGCAATTTTTCAACGCTACTGCGAGGACGATGAGTTTTCCATGGCACTGTGCGAAACTGAGTCGAATAATAACCGGGTCTATTTCTAa
- the LOC120453755 gene encoding eukaryotic translation initiation factor 4E-binding protein Mextli isoform X6 — MAHTHLGRAVKNIEAPRPLKTQSRSSLKNSYLVIEELIQLIDSVTVGLQSCNTTPDSITLLLHNLRVHGPQLEAVSKDTLDRAFVVFRNASQDERLNITTRLKLLELIELRAKSWDNDDTIAYYKSKQQISNVELPSEYQYDAGVQPGAFSTSPTFGVSGGVGGVNVGAAAAAAAVFNAASAAAAAQAAAIAAVGSPNQQHMLLPPGEVIRNSGKFPKPTKIPGKTYCKDEVVIRNADSGKVNPGAKERLVQITGPAEDKINYAKQLMEDTIRRNASPVRLEPAPGAGGSCSSLNSSNSDDAIVQPRTPTGSSLANRLSFNSAQNFMTATAAAQQISQQMLHQTHHQQHQQQQQQVAAVAAAAAAAAHAQATAAAGKVLRPNQQLLMHSYSTNDASVGEYKFTVNVGQHLIKITGDCCELVRVAKLVLDDYFSSSEFLASIEAGAAFDGTSLVSPVTTPSTPLPGAGPPQFLLPGTDSGIGLNYAASSATNNNGEGDDEVFAEPSNGGSSTNNQNGLARSRRSHFSRKESTPETKGAREKFDVDELAGQNPLKSNASRVSYDIEHLIYYSMSPHAWALPTDWQKMQETTPSILRNKDLQDESQRFDGDKYLASIKTATKRDIVAADEVETLDE; from the exons ATGGCCCACACACATCTGGGACGCGCCGTGAAAAACATTGAggcgccacgcccactgaaGACACAATCGCGATCGTCGTTGAAGAACAGCTACCTGGTGATAGAGGAGCTCATCCAGTTGATAGACAGCGTGACAGTGGGCCTGCAGTCATGCAACACTACGCCGGACTCGATCACGCTGCTCCTGCACAACCTCCGGGTGCACGGACCGCAACTGGAGGCGGTGTCCAAGGATACACTGGACCGGGCCTTCGTCGTTTTCCGCAACGCTTCGCAGGACGAACGGCTGAACATAACGACGCGCCTTAAGCTGCTCGAGCTCATCGAGCTGCGCGCCAAAAGCTGGGACAATGACGACACAATTGCGTACTACAAGTCCAAGCAGCAGATCTCCAACGTGGAG CTGCCCTCGGAATATCAGTACGATGCTGGCGTGCAGCCTGGCGCCTTCAGCACCTCCCCCACATTCGGCGTCAGCGGCGGTGTAGGTGGTGTTAACGTTGGAGCCgcagccgccgctgccgccgtcTTCAATGCGgcatctgcagctgcagccgcCCAAGCTGCGGCCATTGCGGCCGTGGGCTCACCCAACCAGCAGCACATGCTGCTGCCTCCCGGTGAGGTCATCCGTAATTCGGGCAAGTTCCCCAAACCGACCAAGATTCCCGGCAAAACgtactgcaaggacgaggtCGTGATTCGCAACGCCGACTCCGGCAAAG tcaACCCGGGTGCCAAGGAGCGTTTGGTACAGATTACTGGTCCAGCCGAGGATAAAATTAA CTATGCCAAACAACTGATGGAGGACACCATCCGTCGCAACGCCTCGCCGGTGCGCCTGGAACCCGCTCCCGGCGCTGGAGGATCCTGCTCCTCGCTTAACTCGTCCAACTCGGACGACGCCATTGTGCAGCCAAGAACTCCAACCGGAAGCAGTCTGGCCAACCGGCTGAGTTTCAACTCGGCCCAAAACTTCATGACTGCCACCGCTGCTGCACAGCAGATCTCGCAGCAGATGCTCCACCAAACgcatcaccagcagcaccaacagcagcagcagcaggtcgCCGCAGtagccgccgcagcagcagcagcggcacaTGCTCAGGCGACAGCCGCTGCCGGTAAAGTCTTGCGTCCCAATCAACAGCTGCTTATGCACTCATATTCCACAAACGATGCTTCCGTAGGTGAATACAAGTTCACGGTCAACGTGGGCCAGCACCTGATAAAGATTACCGGCGACTGCTGCGAACTAGTGCGC GTGGCAAAACTCGTGCTCGATGACTATTTTAGCAGCTCGGAGTTTCTGGCCTCTATTGAGGCTGGCGCCGCCTTCGACGGCACCTCGCTGGTGAGCCCAGTGACCACGCCATCGACTCCGCTTCCCGGAGCCGGGCCGCCGCAATTTTTGCTGCCTGGAACGGACAGCGGCATCGGACTGAATTACGCCGCTTCCTCGGCAACCAACAATAATGGTGAGGGCGACGACGAAGTGTTCGCAGAGCCCAGCAATGGAGGATCATCGACGAACAATCAGAATGGCCTGGCCAGATCGCGTCGCAGCCACTTTTCGCGCAAGGAGTCCACGCCGGAGACCAAGGGAGCTCGCGAAAAGTTTGACGTGGACGAATTGGCAGGCCAGAATCCCTTGAAGAGCAATGCAT CTCGCGTTTCTTACGACATTGAACACTTGATCTACTACTCCATGAGTCCGCACGCCTGGGCTTTGCCCACCGACTGGCAAAAGATGCAGGAAACAACGCCCTCGATTCTGCGCAACAAG GATCTGCAGGATGAGAGCCAGCGCTTCGATGGTGATAAGTATCTGGCCAGCATTAAGACGGCCACCAAGCGTGACATTGTGGCAGCCGACGAAGTCGAGACTCTGGATGAATAA